The proteins below come from a single Magallana gigas chromosome 10, xbMagGiga1.1, whole genome shotgun sequence genomic window:
- the LOC136271981 gene encoding transmembrane protein 229B-like, with protein sequence MSGSESEVKPISIWWRFYVYAVHGYVTEIMFTALWEFVVNLNWKFPGNTSVWVLLIYGLSGLVVERMYFQLRDRVPFVARILIYTLWTYLWEFSTGFVLKQFGACPWDYTPFHGDFMGIVTLEYAPLWFIGNILGELIIMKYTLRLYWGPETSLQPVNSRHSIRKNQ encoded by the coding sequence ATGTCTGGCAGCGAATCAGAGGTAAAGCCAATCTCCATCTGGTGGCGTTTCTACGTGTACGCCGTCCATGGATACGTCACAGAGATTATGTTTACCGCCCTCTGGGAATTTGTGGTTAACCTCAACTGGAAGTTTCCCGGAAACACCAGTGTCTGGGTGCTGTTAATTTACGGACTCTCAGGCTTGGTGGTTGAACGGATGTACTTCCAGTTGAGAGACCGAGTTCCGTTTGTTGCGCGCATACTCATCTACACGCTTTGGACTTACCTCTGGGAGTTTTCCACGGGGtttgttttgaaacaatttGGTGCTTGCCCCTGGGACTATACGCCGTTTCATGGAGATTTCATGGGAATCGTAACACTCGAATACGCCCCTCTGTGGTTTATTGGCAACATTTTAGGAGAGCTGATTATCATGAAATACACATTGCGGTTGTACTGGGGACCAGAGACCTCTCTGCAGCCCGTCAATAGTCGCCACAGTATACGGAAGAACCAATAG